In one window of uncultured Acetobacteroides sp. DNA:
- the nuoE gene encoding NADH-quinone oxidoreductase subunit NuoE codes for MSHIKLELKQSQLDKIKSICKDFRNDEGELINVLHKCQEEFGYLPAEVQEVVATELNISVAKVYGVVTFYSFFNMIPKGKYPISICTGTACYVRGAEKVLEEFKRALNIPVGETTADGKFSLSCLRCVGACGLAPVVTIGDKVYGRVSPDGVREILAEYDNR; via the coding sequence ATGTCACATATAAAGTTAGAGCTTAAGCAAAGCCAACTCGATAAAATCAAGTCAATCTGTAAAGATTTTCGTAACGATGAAGGCGAACTAATTAACGTACTTCATAAATGCCAGGAAGAATTTGGATATCTGCCTGCTGAGGTTCAGGAGGTGGTTGCTACTGAACTTAACATTTCGGTTGCAAAGGTATACGGAGTGGTAACCTTCTACTCGTTCTTCAATATGATTCCGAAGGGTAAGTATCCAATCTCAATTTGTACTGGAACAGCTTGCTACGTACGTGGTGCTGAAAAGGTGCTTGAGGAGTTTAAGCGTGCCCTTAATATTCCAGTTGGAGAAACAACTGCAGACGGGAAGTTCTCGTTGAGTTGTCTTCGTTGCGTTGGTGCATGCGGATTAGCGCCAGTGGTAACTATTGGTGATAAGGTGTACGGTCGTGTATCGCCCGATGGTGTTCGCGAGATTCTTGCCGAGTACGATAATCGCTAA
- a CDS encoding peroxiredoxin, with amino-acid sequence MKVGDRIPEFTLYDQDGETFSSHSLIGKKNFVLFFYPQDGLPICIREACAFRDAYHDFVKNNFEVFGVSSDSETVHKKFKRTYKLPYRLLVDENAKVRELLEVPPMLLGLLPGRVTFVVDKEGIIRKIFNSALSASSHVREAISTIK; translated from the coding sequence ATGAAAGTTGGTGATAGAATACCCGAATTTACCCTCTACGATCAGGATGGTGAGACATTCTCGTCGCATTCACTTATAGGCAAAAAGAATTTTGTGCTCTTTTTTTATCCTCAGGATGGGCTTCCTATATGCATACGAGAGGCTTGTGCTTTTCGTGATGCCTACCACGATTTTGTTAAAAATAACTTTGAAGTGTTTGGGGTAAGCTCCGATAGCGAGACTGTACATAAAAAGTTTAAGAGAACCTATAAGCTACCTTATAGGTTGCTAGTTGACGAAAATGCGAAGGTGCGAGAGCTGCTAGAAGTCCCTCCGATGCTACTGGGTCTACTCCCCGGACGGGTGACTTTTGTTGTTGATAAGGAAGGTATTATTCGAAAGATATTTAATTCGGCACTTTCGGCGAGTAGCCATGTAAGGGAAGCTATCTCGACAATTAAATAA
- a CDS encoding SagB/ThcOx family dehydrogenase: MKQFIKLIALAGFISCSGIASAQQGSISLPQPITRGGMPLMDALKNRETCRSFKSDELPLQMLSNLLWAANGINRPNGKHTAPSSMNYQEIDILVALKGGVYKYNTKDNRLELVIQGDYRAQTGKQSFVGEAPVNLIYIADFSRVPKGETPEQLNASYANCGFIAQNVYLFCVSENLGCVVRGYFDSKELSKVMKLQSTQKIILTQTVGYKK, encoded by the coding sequence ATGAAGCAATTCATCAAACTTATCGCACTCGCAGGATTCATTTCGTGCAGCGGAATAGCATCAGCGCAGCAAGGAAGCATTAGCCTACCACAGCCTATAACACGTGGAGGAATGCCCTTAATGGACGCCCTAAAAAATAGGGAAACATGCCGAAGCTTCAAGTCGGATGAATTGCCGCTACAGATGCTATCAAACTTGCTCTGGGCTGCCAATGGCATTAACCGTCCAAATGGGAAGCACACCGCGCCTAGTTCCATGAACTATCAGGAAATTGACATCCTTGTAGCTCTAAAAGGAGGCGTTTACAAGTACAACACCAAGGACAATCGTCTTGAACTCGTTATCCAAGGTGACTATAGAGCGCAAACTGGCAAACAAAGTTTTGTTGGCGAGGCCCCCGTAAACCTAATCTACATTGCCGATTTTTCGAGAGTACCAAAGGGAGAAACGCCAGAGCAGCTAAATGCATCGTATGCTAACTGTGGATTTATTGCGCAAAATGTTTATCTGTTCTGCGTTTCCGAGAATCTTGGTTGCGTGGTAAGGGGCTACTTCGACTCCAAAGAACTATCGAAGGTGATGAAGTTGCAGTCCACTCAAAAGATTATCCTTACACAAACTGTAGGATACAAGAAGTAA